TCATTTTAACGTACGTGAATTCAAAAAGAATTCAATTCAGTATCGTTTCGGACATCGCCTGGAAATGAGCGTTTAGGGTAGACAATAAATTTAAGGGTAGACAGTAAATTAggtcaaaataaattattgacCTTGTGGAGAAATCTGTTTGGTCCCTATGAGGaaaactgtatttatattaaataataaaactgcattttattagaaaaactTCAAAAGGAAACCAAAGGTTTGCTATTGGTTACTATGGTTAAGGTTTAATTTGCATATAGGCATTACCATTAATAAGCGTATGTCAGTAAAATATCTATGCAAACATAATGAGAcaatggggtgtgtgtgtgtgtgtgtgtgtgtgtgtgtgtgtgtactcacagcTGAGGGCTAGCAGACCAGCATCAGTGACTGGTGTCTCACACAGGTTGAGGACCTGCAGGCAGGCCAGGTGCTCTGAAAGCAGTCGCAGCCCAGCGTCTCCAAACTAACAGTTAAAATTTAGCTGATCAATTATTAGAGCACagataaatgaatcaatttaaGACAAATACAGGTGAGCTAATAACTAGAGCCCCGTTTAAATGGTATCTGTAATAAAGTATTTGGATATCGGCCCCATGCTAAAATTCATTTAACTGGAGATGCCTACGAATCtcaggacaaaaaataaaagtttctgtATTACTGCTaatatgtttgtttctttacagAGCACTTAATGCATATGATATTAGAAGTGCACAAAGTGATGTTTTATACTTTGTAAGCTGTTACTACAATCACATTTGAGATTTCAGGATCGGTTTAATGCACAGTACATTTCACAATGGACACTGAGACAAATCAGCTGAATGTAGCTTTAAATGCTTAATGAGTAAGTAAGATGTAACGGTGGCAAGAATAATGCCCTGAGACGacaagaggaagaaactttgagaggaactgGACGCGTCTTCTGGGTGACACCCACAGTTGCACAGTGGAAAAGTACTCAGGCTCACACTCTCATGACTGATTTTTCTGCTCTTTATTCCTCTAACGGGATCCGAAAGACAAGAAGTGCTACGACTCATCCGACTGACATTTTGAATCGTTCGAAGAATCTGTCATATAATTGTtggaaataatataatatctgtACCGCCAGTCAAAAACTGAGgtcttttaaatgaatatattctCAGGAGCGAAAAGAGAAAACATGGTTGCTAATAAACACCGGAATTACAGCAACTATCCGTGCAAAACTGAAATGCAGTCAAATGCAAAATAAGGCTTTAGACTAGCTTAACCAGTGTGACAGAATGGTTTATTTACTATTCGAAGGGATAAACAGGCTTTTGGTTATTTTATCTGAGCACACAGTTTTCTAGGTTTACCTGAGTGGACCACAGGTTGAGCTGTTTGAGGGAGGGCAACTTGATGAGCTGCTCGGCGCAGGCACTGGTGACGTTGGTGAAGGCCAGACTCAAGTTTTCCAGGTTCCCAAAGGAGCCAGAGCTCAGCAGGCGGGCGAGATCAGCGTCCTGCACAAGAGACACAGCACAGTCAGATGTGACGTGAGTGCGATTGGCTGGCTGCCTGGCTGCTGATTGCCATTGTGTCATATTAATACaccaaaacaattaaaaatttgaaattaaatgcaaaaaaaaatctgaatttatGCTGTACTACTTGCATTACTGAAATCTATCATACCATCTGAAATGATATTTTGTTGTTAGAAATCACTTCATGCTTGAGGGGATGTTTAACTGATACACTGTTAATTAACTGATACACAATtaatgtacaaataaaacactaaccGTGGACTTGGATGGAAGAGTGAGTCGAGTGGGCCCTCCTTTTCTTTGCTATAAAAgtaaaagggaaataaaaggAGACATTTCAGGCTTTCTGAATTTTCTGTGTCACCagcaggtggtgtgtgtgagatcagaaTGTGGGACATTTAAATGGGTCACTGAAAGGTCTGGAAATGAGAGCGCTGCACTAACCCAACCATAGCAATATGTGACTTTGCATATTCCGCGGAAACAGAGCCTGACCAGACTGTGATGTGCTGTGATAATATCGGTTTCCGTAAAACCTTCATGCGAATGTGTGTTTGCGTATGTGTACACACCAGCTCTTTAAGCTCTCTCTGCCTGTCACACAGCTGCTCGTACATGCGCAGGCCGACCTGCGTGCTCTCCAGGGTAGAGATGATCTGTAGCTGAGTGTCCTTATTCTCTATAATGTTATATTCCAGCATCAGGCACAGGATCTGTTCCACACATAGAAACATGCACATGAGAACTTGCTGTACGTTTGAACAcagtttcaattttttttttttgctccaagCGTGCACAGTCACCTCCACCATGGTCTGGTTCCCTCGCAGTGCCAGCAACATGCAGGGTCCCAGTTTGTTTTCTGCCAGAGAAAGAAGGAATTTCTTCGTCTTGTAGCAAGAACCCATGAGGATGTGAACCTGCGATGGCATCAAGGTGTCAGCTATTAACACAGATGTACTACAAACGCAACAGATGagagtatctctctctctctctctctctctctctctctctctctgaccctcatacacacacagaatacatatacacacaccatgctaGCAAACAGCTCTCCGTCATCATCACAGGCTACACCTCCTGGACTGTAGAGCTGAAACCAGCCGTCTTTTCCAGAACGCACGCTGAGTAAACAGGAGTGCACCTGTAAAACGCACAGACCTTTAGTATCGTAGATGCCGGGCTACCGGATTAACTGTAcctctgttttaaaaaaatactcttCACAGAAAAGAATAGATAATGGAACGATTACACCAGCaattaaatgtgattaaaacGGGACGTGTCAGGCATTTTAGGAGGCCGGTAAACTCACCTCCTGTCTGGGGTCCTCGGCAAACCTCTGAATAACATATTTCAGCTCTCTGCAAAGACGTTAGGCTTGTGTGATACACGGATAATTTGATATGCAGACAGTTTCTAGTCTCTGCCAAAATATCCGGTAATGTTTACTCGGATTAAACGTTTTGTACAGGTGTTTTGAGCTTGGACATGAACTAGTTATCACTCCATACGCTTGCAAAAATAATGactaaagaatgtatatatgtgtaacaGTAGTAACATTACGATCTCTAATCATACAATACGTGTATATATGAATTGTTAAAAAGGTTTACTTTGCTATACTCTATACTCAAAGAGAGGAGAACAGATCACTAATGTCAGTTTGTATTGACATGCCCCTTATTAATATTCTTAACCCGCACTGCAGCGGTATATATAATCATGTGCTCGTCTATTATGTTGATTATAACTATGTGAGCAATTTAACAAAGACTATTATTTAACTTTATCTTCCAGGCCGTACCTGAAATTAAAGCTAACATGCTTTATTACTGATATAACACTTTATTTCTGACATACTACTGATGTCACTTACTTTGTAAATTTGGCATGAGCAAGggccctgagagagagagagagagagagagaaagaaaaacacataacAGTCAATCTGTGAGCATatccatgcatgcatgcatgcgtgtgtgtgtgtgtgtgtgtgcttgcacgTTTCATGTTTTTGCCGTGAGCTCTGGGATGTCTGCCTGTTGTTGCCTTTTTCTTAATGAGGTCTGAAGGCTCAGATTAACATGTAAGCGCAGGTGAGCTCCCCACTTGTGTCATCAGCAGGGCTCTGTATGAGACACATAATGAGTCCCCAGACGACATGGCCAATTACACTGAGCTCTCAGGTGCTGTGGGCTCCGTAGACCCAGCACACACTGTCCCCCTGCAGAGCCCAGTTACGGCTCAGCAACGTCACAGACTCCCTGGCTCCTTGACCCCGATGAGACCCGCTGTACCCAACAATACACACATCTCCGGATGCAGgcattgaaaataaatgaaatattctctAGTACTTCAATGAATCTAGAGTGGAGGGATAATAAAGGAAATAGAGAAGGTTGAGGGTTAggagggaaaaggaaaaaaaagggagcGCACTTACTCTTTAGGGAATGGGATGGGCTGCAGCAAGCTAGCAAGCGCTGGTCTCCAGTCGTCATAGTCTGAGCTGCAGAGAACAGGCCAGGGGAAGCACCAGATTAGTGTTTGACGTAGGAAAAACAAGAAAGGAGGAAATCAAAGTCTTATGTTTGTTATGGGATCAGGATGTAAAAATTAAGAGACGAAACCTGAGCAGTGGTGCTGGGACTCAAACACTGCCAGGCTGCAGGATCATAATATGTTCCACAGTTTTGCCCAGTTATTTAACCAAACCGCAGGCTTCAGGTTTCTCGTCCAATTGTGTGGAAAAACTATTTCTTACAGCTTGCTTAAATTCCTGCCATACAACGAGTGTACTTTGTAATGCACTCTTTCACACATATTCACATGCTTTCCGCTCAACACACACGCTTACAGACACGCAGAATTCATAAGCCAGAGCTCAAACACTTACAGCATCTTCAGGATGAGTGCAAAGCAGGCCAGCACTCGGTCAGCCTGGGCTGGGAGCTGAATGGACAGAGCGCTGACGGCTGGGCTCACCAGCAAGCACTCGATAAGGCTGGGTTCACTGTCACCCCCTGCGGGCGCCTTACGCAGCGCAGTGTTGGCAGTGTTGTTGTTGCGCTCCAGTTCCACCAGGATCTCGCTGGAGTTGACGATGGAGGGTGGAGGTGGTGAAAGGGCTGTCGGAGGATCGGGGCGCATCAACCGTAGGGGCATCGGGGGCTTCCGCTCGGTCTGTTGTTGGCAACCGTTCCTTATCTCCTTTAGACTAGGAGAGTTATCACGACTAAGAGGAAGGCGGAGAGAAAACAAAGCGGAAAATAACAGAGATGACACTATGGTCTCAATTTACATGACGtaacatacaaataaacaaactgtaTTGAGTTTTATAAAGTCTCAACCTGTAACAATAACTGCAGGCATACTTTCAGCTGAGTAAACTAGAGCCTTGCTTTAAATGCACTTTGGTATAAAGAACTGCATGCaacatttaaatctgattttaacAGTAATGTATTAGGGCTTCATAAACACTTCTACATGTACatatctaaaacaaacaaagaacgTCAAATACACAGTAGAAAATGGAAACTCTTCGAAGAGACAAATTAGGCAAAGGAGGTAAGGGAACAACAAAGGTGCGAGTTGGGACATCTTTTTTCCCCTCGGGACGGAAAGGTGACTAATAGTCCGTGGAAAATCTGAGCATAATACAAGGCATGCCTAAGAGGGCCCAAGGACTCAGAGAGATGATGTAATTATTAAAGGCAAGActgaaaataacacacacaatctacacaCAAATATAGACAGGACTGAAACGTAAAAAGCGACTGTATGCATTAAACACCGCCAGCTTTTAGTGCAGTTTAAAACACAGACCTAAAAAGAGTTGGACATTTTAAGGGAAACGTTCAGAGTTCAGCTCATTCAAGACTCACCTGTTAATAAACTCCTCATAGCAAGAGTAAATAGCAGCTAGGCACACTGCCACCAGGTTGGGGAGAACCCGAGGGTGAGGACACTGTCCAGTGGGGCCATGcatgctgaaaaaagaaaaaaacacatgagTATAAATGCAAGGTCCAGGACATGACTCAGCCACACCCAGCACACAACCGGCCATCAATACGACACCTAACAGGGTGTGCAGGAGTGTGTAAACATACATGTGATAGGAAAGTCTCTATGTGTACAGACCAAAATTACTGGCACCCTTTACAAACATAAAGATTGCATCATGGATAGAGATGTAAGAAGAAGATACATCATtccttttaataaacacaaaacatgccTGATTGGGAATTATGGGATTTTTCTGTAATCTATATTTTAAACGTGGAGGTTAATAACTAGCAAAGCTTCTCTGCTGAAAGCTCTTTCGCTTTCCCCACAGCGATGCTAAAGGATGCTTTATCGCCATTAAGCAGTTTGTTATGAAATACAAATCATTTGGATGTTCAgagcacaaaaaaatgttatggcAGTGATTGTGTAAGAGGAAAGAAAGCTGATTAATTCATAGTGCATGTttattcaatacaatcattttTGCAGACATTCACAAGTAACAATACTGACCTGTGAATAAACTTCTTGACCACCTCCATGCCTGCGTTAAGTTCATTCAGAGCCAGAATATACTCCTGAGTAAAGAGACGCAGTCTGGGACACTTCCCAAAGTCCTAGAGAGACAAAAACAGTTACTAAATCAAACAGCGGCGGTCTGCATGCACATGTAAGTGCTCTGGCcatcacacatgcactcaccaTGTTGTGTTTGAGAATTCTTTGGACCACTGGAGTGAACACTTCAATGACCACCATGGAGCGTGGACGTTCGCGACAGTGCTGTGGAAAGAAACGGTACTGAATGCTGAGAGCCACTTAGCTGACACTAACCGTCCACTGCACACTCATGCTGTACTTGTGATTCACAGTGTAGTCACCAATGAGTGAAACTTTCACACATAAGCTAGCCAAATAACTTCCTTAGAACCAAGTATGTGTGCTGTCAATCAGCTGTTTCAGTGTTTCCTGCCCTGGTTAGTGGTTGTGGCGGTGAACCCGGATGTTACCTTGCAGAAGAATTCACACAGGTCAGGGGGAGGGTGGTTATTTTCCAGCAGGGGAGCAATTGCCTACAGGGAGATAACAGCAGCATTATTGAgagcacgcgcacacacacacacacaccccattatACAGCATCTAATAAAGAATGTGCTTAATGCCATTACAGCTCATTTAaagtcatattttatttaaagctcaTTTCACGTGGGTTTAAGACATAATAACTCCTCTGTTGGATTTCAATCCAAGACGACTCCGTGCTACGTTTACAGTTCAAAAACATCCCAGTTCTAAGAGCAGAGACTAAATATAACTCAGCAAACCCACTCACCACAATGATGCTCTCATGGTCCTGGGCACTGAGGTTGGTGTTCTGAGAAGGAAGTGACATGAACAGATTACTCAGAATCCTCTGGCCTTTCACTTCCCTCTTAAAGCCTTGGAGCACTCAACAAGCCTCGTTtccaaacaaattaaatatccTGCActcgtattgtattgtattatatgtacaaaacacatacaaaaagaaataaataaataaaatcacataagTATCAACATGACTAACAGAGAAATCCTAGCAggcaggaagaaagaaaaaaaacaacaagaacaacaacaaaaaaccttgTGCATGTTTTGGTGAGCGATCAAacgcaccaaaaaaaaaaaaaatctgtggaaATGTTTTGTGGAAATGTGGAAAGGATTAATGATCAACCAGTTGTATAGGCTTATGCAATACCAGGTTTACATTACAGAAGGTGTTTGAATAACAAACGCAATGCGGTCGTTTGCTACGTGTTGCACacaacaacaattaaaaaataaaactcaaaataaattattttgagagaaaaaaaaaatgattgatttatttagagCTATTTGTAAATCTAAAGGGCATTggtctttatatttttatttctgtctagAATCGAATATAAGGCAACACAAACTACTCTGTAtatgagaaaaaacacaaagtagAAAGAAGAAGCTGAAGCCGAAAGACATTAAAATCGTGACATACTGCAGCATTTATTGAAAATTAAAACTTGATTCCAGTTCACTGATTTTAACTTCCATCACTTAAGATCTAGCATGACTTATTGTGTAGCACGTATCGTTTCTGGTAGGTTTGATTTTGGAGATGATGTTAACAGACGTCACAGTCATGCGCTAACGTGTTTAAAAGTGTGTTCTTAAACGACGATAAGAAATGACTAAGTTCTGTGCAAAAATACcttcttgtgtatgtgtgtgagtgtgttacctCAGCGAGAAGGGTGGAGATGATATGAAGCGGGGCTTGATGGATAGATTCGTCCTGCAGTGGAGAGGTAAGCGCCATGTCCACCAGAGCTCGGATCTCCTTCAGGACGACGTCCCAGCGGCTAGGATTGTTCAGCACCTTGCGGTACTTGTAAATCTTTTTCTGTTGATGGGATGAAAAGGGGttggaatttttatttatttatttttcttttacacataTTAACATTTAGTTTCATGTAGACTCATTTTCAAGTTTATAAATACACTTAACTCCAGAAGTATTAGAAACCCTCATGAGCAAAACAAAAGAGAtgctaaatataattttatagcGTTATTTTAACTccgtattttttctttaaactgaAAATGCTTTCTTAAGCACGGCTTTACCCCAAATATGGATATTTATCGGGGCATCCCTGGAGACGACAGCCGGATTGAGCCTGGATGACTCTCCGTGCAGAATATTTCAAGTTAAGCTTGCCAAAGTATAACAATGTGTTGGCATTAACTGTAAATATTCTTCAAACATTTTGCTATGTATAGATTTTAAGGATCGATCATCAAAACACCAAGCGCACACACGTTGTGTCTATAATATCCAACAACAAAGCTGAGGTTTATGGGATGTTAAGCAAAGTGTTAATGCATGATGTTTGTTTCAAGCCTGCATAAATACTTAATATCAGTAACCTTACCTTCCATTGTAGAGAGTGAAACCACTGGTCCCGTAGATAGCTGTTGGCAGCctggcgcacgcacacacacacacacacacacacacacacacaatttgtatACGAGTGTGAGTGTCATGGAATTGTTTAGATGCGTGTCTCTCAGTGAGAAGAATGTGAATATAAacagctttcttttttccccccaactaaaaataaagaaatgaaacatcTGGAATAAAACTAAGTCTAAAACGCAGCTTTTTTTCTGGTTATATTTCGACACTGTACTAAAACCCAGAGAACATATGCAGGTGCTGTGAAACACAAAACGCAGTCCTTAGGAGTTTCTTGGCTGGAGAAAGCCGTACCTGCAGGAGGACGGTCCCTCCGGGGATGCTGAGCTGGACACAGTATTTGGGGGCATTGTCCCAAGACAACAGCTGCAGGTCCTCTATAGTGCTGTAGGACAGAGCCGCCTCCATGTAACCTGT
Above is a window of Tachysurus vachellii isolate PV-2020 chromosome 9, HZAU_Pvac_v1, whole genome shotgun sequence DNA encoding:
- the cmip gene encoding C-Maf-inducing protein, translated to MDFNGSGLGNELHNNQTYQCEESKPLLEPEGNNNNSKVGAGTCRRSALHCSGGGGVGVGGGGGMRYKLLHEGDIQVCAVKHPRTFLSKILTSKFLRRWEPHHLTLTDSSIVSATPTGYMEAALSYSTIEDLQLLSWDNAPKYCVQLSIPGGTVLLQAANSYLRDQWFHSLQWKKKIYKYRKVLNNPSRWDVVLKEIRALVDMALTSPLQDESIHQAPLHIISTLLAENTNLSAQDHESIIVAIAPLLENNHPPPDLCEFFCKHCRERPRSMVVIEVFTPVVQRILKHNMDFGKCPRLRLFTQEYILALNELNAGMEVVKKFIHSMHGPTGQCPHPRVLPNLVAVCLAAIYSCYEEFINSRDNSPSLKEIRNGCQQQTERKPPMPLRLMRPDPPTALSPPPPSIVNSSEILVELERNNNTANTALRKAPAGGDSEPSLIECLLVSPAVSALSIQLPAQADRVLACFALILKMLSDYDDWRPALASLLQPIPFPKEALAHAKFTKELKYVIQRFAEDPRQEVHSCLLSVRSGKDGWFQLYSPGGVACDDDGELFASMVHILMGSCYKTKKFLLSLAENKLGPCMLLALRGNQTMVEILCLMLEYNIIENKDTQLQIISTLESTQVGLRMYEQLCDRQRELKELQRKGGPTRLTLPSKSTDADLARLLSSGSFGNLENLSLAFTNVTSACAEQLIKLPSLKQLNLWSTQFGDAGLRLLSEHLACLQVLNLCETPVTDAGLLALSSMKSLCSLNMNSTKLTADTYEDLKAKLPNLKEVDVRYTEAW